GTCGAAGACCCTGCCCGGCCGGATCAGGTCGGGCAGGAAGCGGTGGCCGGGTGCCGCGCCGCCGCGCGGGCCGACCTGGGAGAGGAACAGCTCGTGTCCGTCGACGGCCACGACGTGGCGGGGCGCCGACATCGCCGGAGGCGTCGACCGACCGCGTGGTAGCTTCGCGGCGGAGGCTCTCAAGTGCCGGCCCCGGACGAGATGTGCGCCGTACCCGGTCCGCTAAGACGACGCACTCAGGAGACGTCATGTCCGCAGGCACACCCTTCACGGATGTCGACCGCCCGCTTCGCCGGCCTCGCGAGTTGGACGTCCGTTGGATCCACGGCTCACCGTCGTCCAAGCACAACACCGACCCGGACATCCAGGTCTACGCGTACGACGAGCACACCGTCATCCTGCGGCAGAACATGGCGATCGACTACGAGGCACCGTTCCTGTTCCTGCTGTTCGGCGCCACGCAGGCGGTGCTGATCGACACCGGAGCCACCGCGTCCGCCGAGTTCTTCCCCCTGCGCCGGGTGGTTGACGAGCTCGTCGACGGCTGGCTCGCCCGCCACCCCCGACGGGACTACCACCTGCTGGTGCTGCACACCCACGCCCACGCCGATCACATCGCGGGCGACCGCCAGTTCGCCGACCGCCCTCGGACCACGGTGGTCGACGCGGAGCTCACGGCGGCCTGGAGGCACTTCGGATTCGATAAGGACCCCGACGCCGTGGCGCGAGTCGACCTGGGAGGCCGCGTGCTCGAGTGCCTGGCCACCCCCGGGCACCACGAGGCAGCGGTCACGTTCTACGACCCGTGGACCGGGTTCCTGCTCACCGGCGACACGGTCTACCCCGGCAGGCTCTACGTCCAGGACTGGTCCGCCCGCACCACCTACCAGCCCCACGAACCCCCGCTGCAGATGACCACCGGCCACCTGCAGGACATCCGCGCCGCGCTCAACGAGATCGGCGACCGACCCCGCCGACTCCCCTACCCCCTCTTCGTCATCTGCCCAGACGACTGAGCCACTGGCCCGGCCCGGGGCCGGTCATGGAGGCGGGGTCGGTGCCCGTCCTAACACGGGGATGACAAGGCGGGACGCGTCTTCGCGTGCTGCTTACAGGCGCTGGGTCCCGCTCTGGGCCGGCTCCTGTGCTCGGTGCGGGCGCCGTGGGCGGATGATTCCCGCGTTCCGGTCTGCACGAGCCATCTTGACGTACCAGAGGATTCCGAGCGGTGAGATCAGCAGGCTGGAGACCGCTCCGTAGAGCGGCATGAGCCAGATGACCGAATCCCTGGTGTTCCAGTGCACGTAGAAGGCAAGCAGAAGGTAGGCCAGCATCACGACACCGAGGACCGCGGTGGACATGGTGCATCCAAGGTCGTTGACCAGCTCGGCAGCGGTGATCCAGCGCAGGGGGGCCAGAAGGACCGTCGCGGCGCCGTAGGCCCAGACCAGCGGGTGTCTGCGGGCGAACCGGAAGTTCACGATGTAGAGCCGTACTTCACCGCCGGCCCAGGCCAGACGCTGGCGCCACCACGGCTTGAAGTTGTCCGGAACGATGGTGGGCACTTCGAACGGCACATGGCCGACCCGGTAACCCAAGGCGTTGGCCAGGATGCCGAGTTCGACGTCGTTGCCCTGGAAGAACAGGGAGTGGCGCCGCATGATCTGGCGGTGCGCCTCGGTGCGCGCAGCGTGGCAGGCGCCGGACACCAGCCATGGGACGACCCTTCGCAACTGCATGGCGAGGCGATACTCGTGTGCCTGGATGCGTCCGAGGAGCCGGCGGGTGTTCATCGGGACCAGGCGTATGGAGGCCAGGTCGAGTTTGCGGACGGCGAGTGCGCCCACCAGTTCGCTGAGGGGGCGGACGGTGGTGGTGTCGGCATCCAGGCACACCACCCACTCGGCCCGGACCCATTCGAGTGCGTCGCGGACGACGCGGTCCCGGATCGTGCCGCCGGTCTGCCTTTTGCCGGAACGGCCTTCGCTCGGGCGGGAGACCTCGCCTCTGAAGACGCGGAAGCCGTTGGCCTGGGCGATGGCGTCCAGTTCCCGGTTGAATTCGTCCGTCTCCGTCGTGGTGGTGCACAGCAGGACGCGGCTGCCGTATGTGCGCAGGAAGTCCACGTTCTCCAGGTAGCGCACGCTGCCGTAGATGGGGACCAGGACTTCGAAGTCCTCCACGGGTGTGGGCGGTGCGTAGTCGGCGCGGGCGTTTCTGGCCCGCACACTGCCGACCATGTCCACCAGGGTGAAGAGGAGCGGCAGGGTCAGGACCGAGATGGCCAGGCCTATCCAGGGGTTCAGGCTCACGGTCGCGTCTCCAGCGAGGACGCGTCCTCGGACTCGGCGTCGGGCAGGAGATTGCTCATGGCGGCCACGAGCAGTTCGCTCTCCACCGTGCCCACCAGACTGCCCAGTTCCTCGACCCGTCTCAGCAGATCGGGGCGCACCGCCGTGCGCGGGCGGACGCACCAGATACGGGGGTCGGCGGTCGATTCGCGCTGTTCGGTCTTCTCGTCCAGCAGTTCCTCGTGCAGCTTCTCGCCTTCCCGCAGACCGGTGTACGTGATCTCCACACCGGGGGCCTGCACGGCAGCGACGTAACGGTCGACGAGGTCGGCGATTCGCACCGGCTGCCCCATGTCGAGGATGTAGGTCTCGCCCGCGGTGGCCATGGTCGCGGCCTCGATGACGAGGCTGGAGGCCTGCGGAATGGTCATGAAGAAGCGCGTGACGTCGGGGCTGGTCAAAGTGACGGGTCTTCCGTTGCCGACCTGCCAGGCCAGGCTGTGCAGGAAAGACCCGCGACTGCCGATGACGTTACCAAATCGGACAGAGCCCACCCGCATGGATCCGCCTGCGTACGCCTGCACGATCACCTCACCCAGACGCTTGGTCAGGCCCAGGACGGAGGTGGGGCGGGCGGCCTTGTCGGTGGAGACGAAGATGAAGCGGTCGACCCCCGCTTCCGCCGCGGCTCTGACAACGTTGGCCGTGCCGATCACGTTGCTGAGGACACCCTGCGCGGGATAACGCTGCAGCAACGGGAGGTGCTTGTGGGCGGCGGCGTGGAAGACGATGTGGGGTCGCACCCGGGCCATGAGCTCCCGCATGGCATCCGCCTGGCGTATGTCACCCAGAACCACCGTGTCGTCGTCCAGCAGTCCATGACCGTGAAGGTCCAACTGGATTGCGTGCAGGGCCGACTCGTCATGGTCGACCAAGTGGATGCTTGCGGGGGACAGCTGCCACAGCTGGCGCACGAGCTCGCTTCCGATCGATCCGCCCGCGCCGGTCACCAGGATTCGTCGAGCACCGACGAGCAGCCTGGCCTCACGGCTGTGTACAACGTCCGGCCTTCCGCCGAGCAGGTCGCCGGCGTTCACCGACGAGAGCTGCTGAATCGTTCCTGCGGAATTCCGTGGCGCCACCGCGGTCATGGAAGCTCCCTTTCTGGACCGGCGCGCCAGGGCGGCGTCCGGTGACGATCGATGCTGCGAGCGTGCGAAGCCGACCGCGGGAGTGTCTTCGCGGGTGGGAGATGGCGCAGTCGGCGAGGAGCGTCAGCGGGCGACCCGACGAGGGTGCAGCGGCGGCCGTTGTCCCGACCGTGCAAGTGATGAGCACCTGACGCGATCAAGAGAAATACATGAGTCACGCACACATTGCAAGGCGGAAGTGAAGGAAGAGTGATGAAGACGTGAGGGTGGTGTGCACTCTTCGCCCGTATAACCATCGTTAAGCGGACATACGTTGTGGCCGATTGTGAAGAAAATGTGTGCAGCACGCCTCGCCTTGAGCAGTGCACGGGCGAACGACAAGGGGTCGTCGGCAGCAGCCGGCCAGGGCCGCCACACCGATGGTGACGCGCAAAGACATCACGACTGAACCGGTCGGGCCAACTTTGTTGCCTCTCGGGAAAGTTTAATCACGAACTAATCACTTTCGCTTCCCCCAGGGCAACTGCGTGGCTCCTTCACCGGTCACACACCTGCAAGCGCAGCAGAAGCGCACGGGGAGCACCATGAATCAGCAGCAGTACCCCCAGCCTCGGCGGTTCGGACTGGCGTCCAGGACACGGCGACCGTCAGGAACGCTCCGGGCCGTTCCGGCGGCTGGGCCCGGTGACTTCGCGCAGAAGGGAAGTGAGCGGCCGGTGTCCGTCGCGGAAGCAGGGCCTCGCCGAGGCCTTCGGCGGTGACGGCGGCCGGGGTCGGGCCCCGTCCGCGGCGTCCCGGTCGGCCGGGGGCCGAACGGGCAAGGGTCGGGTGCCGACGGGCCCGGGGGCCGCGGACCGGAGGGTGCCGCGGTGTCCGCCGGGCCGGGAGGGAGCCGGGCCGGCCCGGCTCGTCTACCGCCCCGGCTGTCCGGTCAGCGCGGCCAGTGCGGCGATCGCCCGCTCCAGGGGCCGGTCCCGGCCCTGGCCTTCGACGCCGAGGGCGGCTGCCAGAGCGCCGGCGTCACCGCTGCGGACGGCGCCCCACACCAGGTCGGCCGGAGCGGACGGCTCGTCGGCGACCCGGCCGATGCTGATCCACTCTCCCCTGCCATGACGCACACCTTCCTACCTGGCCGCATCGAGGAACGGCCGAACGA
Above is a genomic segment from Streptomyces collinus Tu 365 containing:
- a CDS encoding alcohol dehydrogenase, translated to MSAPRHVVAVDGHELFLSQVGPRGGAAPGHRFLPDLIRPGRVFDLIVPLAQVTEGYRAMDERRAVKAHLEP
- a CDS encoding MBL fold metallo-hydrolase, whose amino-acid sequence is MSAGTPFTDVDRPLRRPRELDVRWIHGSPSSKHNTDPDIQVYAYDEHTVILRQNMAIDYEAPFLFLLFGATQAVLIDTGATASAEFFPLRRVVDELVDGWLARHPRRDYHLLVLHTHAHADHIAGDRQFADRPRTTVVDAELTAAWRHFGFDKDPDAVARVDLGGRVLECLATPGHHEAAVTFYDPWTGFLLTGDTVYPGRLYVQDWSARTTYQPHEPPLQMTTGHLQDIRAALNEIGDRPRRLPYPLFVICPDD
- a CDS encoding glycosyltransferase family 2 protein, yielding MSLNPWIGLAISVLTLPLLFTLVDMVGSVRARNARADYAPPTPVEDFEVLVPIYGSVRYLENVDFLRTYGSRVLLCTTTTETDEFNRELDAIAQANGFRVFRGEVSRPSEGRSGKRQTGGTIRDRVVRDALEWVRAEWVVCLDADTTTVRPLSELVGALAVRKLDLASIRLVPMNTRRLLGRIQAHEYRLAMQLRRVVPWLVSGACHAARTEAHRQIMRRHSLFFQGNDVELGILANALGYRVGHVPFEVPTIVPDNFKPWWRQRLAWAGGEVRLYIVNFRFARRHPLVWAYGAATVLLAPLRWITAAELVNDLGCTMSTAVLGVVMLAYLLLAFYVHWNTRDSVIWLMPLYGAVSSLLISPLGILWYVKMARADRNAGIIRPRRPHRAQEPAQSGTQRL
- a CDS encoding polysaccharide biosynthesis protein: MTAVAPRNSAGTIQQLSSVNAGDLLGGRPDVVHSREARLLVGARRILVTGAGGSIGSELVRQLWQLSPASIHLVDHDESALHAIQLDLHGHGLLDDDTVVLGDIRQADAMRELMARVRPHIVFHAAAHKHLPLLQRYPAQGVLSNVIGTANVVRAAAEAGVDRFIFVSTDKAARPTSVLGLTKRLGEVIVQAYAGGSMRVGSVRFGNVIGSRGSFLHSLAWQVGNGRPVTLTSPDVTRFFMTIPQASSLVIEAATMATAGETYILDMGQPVRIADLVDRYVAAVQAPGVEITYTGLREGEKLHEELLDEKTEQRESTADPRIWCVRPRTAVRPDLLRRVEELGSLVGTVESELLVAAMSNLLPDAESEDASSLETRP